A part of Numenius arquata chromosome 2, bNumArq3.hap1.1, whole genome shotgun sequence genomic DNA contains:
- the MEIG1 gene encoding meiosis expressed gene 1 protein homolog, with product MAKADIKPKSIHGAKKWSADVENLYRFQQAGYRDEVEYKQVKQVDTVERWPETGFVKKLQRRDNTFNYYDKQRECEDKEVHNVKVYVY from the exons ATGGCTAAAGCTGACATCAAACCAAAATCTATACATGGTGCCAAAAAATGGTCAGCTGATGTAGAGAACTTATACAGATTTCAGCAAGCTGGATACAGAGATGAGGTTGAATATAAGCAAGTAAAACAAGTTGATACG GTAGAGCGCTGGCCAGAAACTGGATTTGTTAAGAAACTTCAGAGACGGGACAATACGTTCAATTATTATGATAAGCAAAGAGAATGCGAAGACAAAGAAGTCCATAACGTGAAAGTTTATGTGTATTAA
- the DCLRE1C gene encoding protein artemis, which yields MSRFGGRVREYPAVSIDRFDRDNLRARAYFLSHCHKDHMKGLRAPALKRRLEGSLKVKLYCSPVTKELLLTSWKYKFWEKHIVALEVETPTQISLVDETSGEKEDIEVTLLPAGHCPGSVMFLFEGGNGTVLYTGDFRLAKGEAARMELLHSGTRVKDIQSVYLDTTFCDPKFYHIPSREECLNGILELVRSWTSLTPYHVVWLNCKAAYGYEYLFINLSEELGIKVHVNKLDMFRNMPEILYHVTTDRHTQIHACRHPRDDDCFRGNRLPCGMTCQNGTPLHIISIKPSTMWFGERIKKTNVIVRTGESTYRACFSFHSSYSEIKDFLSYIRPVNVYPNVLPVGGTEDKVVEILKPLCRSYRRNLEPRYKPLGTLKRAHKRDSSDTDEDDLFDTELTSARPKIPKQQREESRPCSPGQSENAEGNVNEGTESYKATTTYTSLKADFLDCEESNDDDDDEDDDEEESEKNIVEVLSCEPDATSVSHFNGVTSDEQESNADVPCWDAFFKCNKLEESSENEDNFPSSADAGGSQSLFSDSDGVSDSTHICSQNSSQSTHISEQGSQGWDSQIDTVLITSQERNALDFSCCGKGGSRAVVSVSQETGKDSQPDSSRWKPLGQNRSGAYDVGCDLESKDTEKASEAGTAHMQDVLVETGDNSRTPDLELRRDSQSSSDFEIPSTPDAEVPQPDKLHYLYKKLAAGENILNEKKAT from the exons ATGAGCCGGTTCGGGGGTCGCGTGCGCGAGTACCCGGCCGTGTCCATCGACCGCTTCGATCGCGACAACCTGCGCGCGCGCGCCTACTTCCTCTCGCACTGCCACAAGG atcACATGAAGGGGCTGCGGGCGCCCGCCCTGAAGCGGAGGCTGGAGGGCAG CTTGAAAGTTAAATTATACTGCTCACCGGTAACTAAGGAACTGCTGCTGACTAGCTGGAAATACAAGTTTTGGGAGAAGCACATT GTTGCATTGGAAGTTGAAACTCCAACTCAGATTTCTTTAGTAGATGAAACATCTGGTGAG AAAGAAGACATAGAGGTGACACTTCTACCAGCTGGTCACTGCCCAGGATCAGTCAT GTTTTTGTTTGAAGGTGGAAACGGCACTGTGCTGTATACAGGGGATTTCAGGCTTGCAAAAGGAGAAGCAGCCAGAATGGAGCTTTTGCATTCAGGGACCAG AGTAAAAGACATCCAGAGTGTGTATTTGGACACCACTTTTTGCGATCCCAAGTTTTATCATATACCAAGCCGG GAAGAATGTTTAAATGGGATCTTGGAGTTAGTGCGCAGCTGGACCTCACTGACTCCCTACCATGTTGTGTGGCTGAACTGCAAAGCTGCTTACGGATATGAATATTTATTCATAAACCTCAGCGAGGAGCTTGGAATCAAG GTACATGTCAACAAACTTGATATGTTCAGGAACATGCCGGAAATCCTCTACCATGTTACTACAGATCGACACACGCAGATTCACGCCTGTCGACATCCTCGG GATGACGACTGCTTTCGGGGAAACAGGCTGCCCTGTGGGATGACTTGCCAAAATGGAACTCCCTTGCACATAATCAGCATCAAACCCTCCACTATGTGGTTTGGAGAAAGGATCAAGAAAACCAATGTAATAGTGAG gactggGGAGAGTACATACAGAGCTTGTTTCTCTTTCCACTCTTCATACAGCGAG ATTAAGGATTTCCTGAGCTATATCCGTCCTGtgaatgtgtatcccaatgtacTGCCAGTGGGTGGGACAGAAGACAAAGTTGTAGAAAT ATTAAAGCCGTTATGTAGGTCCTACAGGAGAAACCTGGAACCCAGGTACAAACCCTTAGGAACACTGAAGAGAGCCCACAAGAGAGACTCCTCTGATACAG ATGAAGATGATCTCTTTGATACAGAACTAACTTCTGCAAGGCCTAAGATTccaaagcagcagagagaagagagcaGGCCCTGCAGCCCAGGACAATCCGAAAACGCTGAAGGGAACGTTAATGAGGGCACAGAAAGTTACAAAGCGACCACAACTTACACCTCCCTCAAGGCCGACTTCCTGGACTGTGAGGAAtcaaatgatgatgatgatgatgaagatgatgatgaagaagaatctgaaaaaaatatagttgaagttctttcctgtgagccaGATGCCACTTCCGTATCGCATTTCAATGGAGTAACTAGTGACGAACAGGAGTCTAATGCCGATGTCCCTTGCTGGGATGCATTTTTTAAGTGCAACAAACTAGAAGAAAGCTCTGAAAACGAGGACAACTTCCCATCTTCAGCAGATGCCGGGGGCTCCCAGTCACTCTTCAGCGATTCGGATGGAGTAAGTGACTCAACACACATCTGCTCCCAAAATTCTTCTCAGTCGACGCACATATCGGAGcaggggagccagggctgggacagCCAGATAGACACAGTACTCATTACCTCCCAGGAGAGAAACGCCTTGGACTTCAGCTGCTGCGGCAAAGGTGGGAGCAGAGCGGTTGTTTCTGTATCGCAGGAGACGGGCAAAGACAGTCAACCCGACAGCAGTAGGTGGAAGCCACTGGGTCAGAACAGATCCGGTGCCTACGACGTTGGCTGTGACTTGGAAAgcaaagacacagagaaagcttcAGAAGCTGGCACTGCTCACATGCAGGATGTGCTGGTGGAAACAGGCGACAACTCCAGGACTCCTGATCTAGAACTGAGGAGGGATTCCCAGAGCTCCTCTGACTTTGAAATTCCCTCGACTCCTGACGCTGAAGTGCCTCAGCCAGACAAACTGCACTATCTGTATAAGAAGCTGGCAGCAGGTGAGAACATACTCAATGAGAAAAAAGCCACCTGA
- the SUV39H2 gene encoding histone-lysine N-methyltransferase SUV39H2 has product MEGWRGAWYVPCLASLETLQELCRKENLRCKSIGITNRNLKSYEVEYLCDYKVEEGTAYYLVKWKGWPESSNTWEPENNLKCPLILQNFLSDKNEYLSRMREGKALKVRNHVKALQPAVADYIVKKAKQRIALQRWKEELNRKKNHKAMILVENTVDLEGPPLDFYYINEYKPAPGINVINGITTGCECTDCPAEKCCPKEAGFILAYNKRKKLKIQPGLPIYECNSFCRCGPDCPNRIVQKGTPYTLCIFRTNNGRGWGVKTLQKIKTNSFVMEYVGEVITSEEAERRGQLYDNQGNTYLFDLDYDSDEFTVDAARYGNVSHFVNHSCDPNLQVFNVFIDNLDLRLPRIALFSTRTIKAGEELTFDYQMKGSIDLTSDSADGLSPSRKRIRTVCKCGAVCCRGYLN; this is encoded by the exons aTGGAGGGATGGCGAGGAG CTTGGTATGTGCCATGTCTAGCTTCACTTGAGACCCTCCAAGAATTATGTAGGAAGGAAAATCTCAGATGTAAATCCATTGGAATCACCAACAGGAATCTAAAGAGTTATGAGGTGGAGTATTTGTGTGACTACAAGGTAGAAGAG GGCACAGCATACTATCTTGTGAAATGGAAAGGATGGCCCGAATCTTCAAATACTTGGGAACCTGAGAACAATCTGAAATGCCCATTGATTCTTCAGAACTTTCTTAGTGACAAGAACGAATACTTGTCTCGGATGAGAGAAGGCAAAGCACTGAAAGTGAGAAACCATGTTAAAGCTTTGCAGCCTGCGGTTGCCGATTACATTGTAAAGAAAGCTAAGCAAAGAATAGCTCTGCAGAGATGGAAAGAAGAACTCAACAGGAAAAAGAATCATAAAGCGATGATTCTGGTAGAAAACACTGTGGATCTCGAAGGCCCTCCCTTAGACTTCTACTACATTAATGAATATAAACCTGCTCCAGGAATAAACGTAATAAATGGAATAACGACTGGCTGTGAATGCACTGACTGCCCTGCTGAAAAGTGCTGTCCAAAGGAGGCTGGATTTATTTTGGCTTACAATAAACGAAAGAAGTTGAAAATCCAGCCTGGTTTGCCCATCTATGAATGCAATTCGTTTTGTAGGTGTGGGCCTGACTGCCCTAATAGGATAGTACAGAAGGGTACACCGTATACTCTTTGCATCTTCCGAACCAACAATGGCCGTGGTTGGGGAGTAAAAACCCtccagaaaattaaaaccaacaGTTTTGTGATGGAGTATGTTGGAGAG gtgattACAAGTGAAGAAGCAGAGAGACGAGGCCAGCTCTATGACAACCAGGGAAATACATACTTGTTTGATTTGGACTATGACTCAGATGAATTTACAGTAGATGCAGCTCGATATGGAAATGTGTCCCACTTCGTGAATCACAGT TGTGATCCAAATCTTCAAGTCTTCAATGTGTTTATTGATAACCTTGACTTGCGTCTTCCTCGAATAGCGCTGTTTTCTACGCGAACCATCAAGGCTGGAGAAGAGCTAACCTTTGACTATCAGATGAAAG GTTCGATAGATCTGACTTCAGACTCTGCCGACGGTCTTAGCCCATCCAGAAAGAGGATCAGGACTGTCTGTAAATGCGGAGCTGTGTGTTGCAGAGGTTATCTCAACTGA